From the genome of Pelmatolapia mariae isolate MD_Pm_ZW linkage group LG12, Pm_UMD_F_2, whole genome shotgun sequence, one region includes:
- the fzd10 gene encoding frizzled-10, with protein sequence MCSAVKVSIIYALVLLLLSSRGSAISSIDPDWSGEGRCQHITIPQCKDIGYNMTRMPNLMGHDDQKEAAIKLQEFATLIQFGCHSHLRFFLCSLYAPMCTEQVSNPIPACRVMCEQVKLKCSPILEHFNFPWPESLDCSRLPTKNDPNNLCMEAPNNGSDEPPKVSHTQPPDFRLQRPLSGQDLHPKDSGSKQMCSNPGKFHFVEKSESCAPKCYPKVDVYWSQGDKQFSLVWMAIWSILCFVSSAFTVLTFLIDPQRFKYPERPIIFLSMSYCVYSVGYLIRLFVGADRIACDRDNGVQYIIQEGLESTGCTIVFLILYYFGMASSLWWVILTLTWFLAAGKKWGHEAIEANSSYFHLAAWAIPAIKTIMILVMRKVAGDELTGVCYVGSMDVKALTGFVLIPLSCYLIIGTSFLLSGFVALFHIRKIMKTEGENTDKLEKLMVRIGVFSVLYTVPATCVIACYFYERLNMDYWRILAGEQKCSSSGLESDDCIMKASIPAVEIFMVKIFMLLVVGITSGMWIWTSKTLQSWQNVFSRKIKKRTRRKAASVFTSSRPYIKPHPSLKGHNTKYEPTRPPPTCV encoded by the coding sequence ATGTGTTCAGCTGTTAAAGTGAGCATTATCTATGcgctggtgctgctgctgttgagcAGTAGGGGCTCAGCCATAAGCTCAATAGATCCTGACTGGTCAGGAGAGGGGAGATGTCAGCACATCACCATCCCTCAGTGTAAAGACATTGGCTACAACATGACTCGCATGCCAAATCTGATGGGCCACGATGACCAAAAAGAGGCAGCGATAAAGCTGCAGGAGTTTGCCACCCTCATACAGTTTGGATGTCACAGCCACCTCAGATTTTTCCTCTGCTCACTGTATGCTCCCATGTGCACGGAGCAGGTGTCAAACCCCATTCCAGCGTGTAGAGTTATGTGTGAGCAGGTCAAGCTGAAATGTTCTCCCATCCTGGAACATTTTAACTTCCCCTGGCCGGAGTCTCTGGACTGCTCACGTCTGCCCACCAAAAATGACCCAAACAACCTCTGCATGGAGGCGCCCAACAATGGCTCAGACGAACCTCCCAAAGTCTCCCACACCCAGCCTCCGGATTTCAGGCTGCAGCGGCCTCTGAGTGGGCAGGACCTTCACCCTAAAGACAGTGGCAGCAAGCAGATGTGCAGCAACCCAGGCAAGTTCCACTTTGTGGAGAAGAGTGAGTCCTGTGCCCCCAAATGCTACCCAAAAGTGGATGTGTACTGGAGTCAGGGAGACAAGCAGTTCTCTCTGGTGTGGATGGCCATCTGGTCCATCTTGTGCTTTGTCTCCAGTGCCTTCACAGTGCTCACTTTCCTCATTGACCCACAGCGTTTCAAATACCCCGAGAGACCAATCATCTTCCTCTCCATGTCCTACTGTGTTTACTCTGTGGGCTACCTCATTCGGCTCTTTGTGGGAGCTGACAGAATAGCCTGCGACAGAGACAACGGGGTCCAATATATTATCCAGGAGGGTCTGGAGAGCACAGGCTGCACTATTGTGTTCCTCATTCTGTATTATTTTGGCATGGCCAGCTCCCTCTGGTGGGTTATCCTGACCCTCACGTGGTTCTTGGCTGCTGGGAAGAAATGGGGTCACGAGGCCATCGAAGCAAACAGCAGCTACTTCCATCTGGCAGCGTGGGCCATCCCTGCCATAAAGACAATCATGATACTGGTGATGAGGAAGGTGGCCGGAGACGAGCTGACGGGCGTCTGCTACGTGGGCAGCATGGATGTCAAAGCTCTCACAGGTTTTGTGCTCATTCCTCTCTCCTGCTATCTCATTATCGGCACTTCATTTCTGCTGTCCGGCTTTGTCGCACTCTTCCACATCCGCAAGATTATGAAAACCGAGGGAGAGAACACAGACAAGCTTGAGAAGCTGATGGTTCGCATCGGAGTCTTCTCTGTCCTCTACACTGTCCCAGCCACCTGCGTCATCGCCTGCTATTTCTACGAGAGGCTCAACATGGACTACTGGCGCATCCTCGCAGGGGAGCAGAAATGCAGCAGCAGCGGGCTAGAGTCCGACGACTGCATCATGAAGGCTTCTATCCCCGCTGTCGAGATCTTCATGGTGAAGATCTTCATGCTGCTGGTGGTGGGCATCACCAGCGGCATGTGGATCTGGACCTCAAAGACACTGCAGTCATGGCAGAACGTGTTCAGCAGGAAGATAAAGAAGAGGACGAGGCGGAAGGCTGCCAGTGTGTTCACCAGCAGCAGGCCTTACATTAAACCTCACCCATCTCTCAAAGGGCACAACACTAAATACGAGCCCACGCGCCCCCCTCCAACATGTGTATGA